A stretch of the uncultured Cohaesibacter sp. genome encodes the following:
- the fabI gene encoding enoyl-ACP reductase FabI, producing MTGLMQGKRGLIMGVANSNSIAWGIAQMLHDQGAELAFTYQGEALGKRVKPLAEKLGSDFVLPCDVEDLSSVDAVFDGLKERWGKIDFIVHAIGFSDKNELKGRYADTSRDNFSRTMVISCFSFTEIAKRAADLMTEGGSMITLTYAGSIRVMPNYNVMGVAKAALEASVRYLAYDFGPSAIRVNAISAGPVRTLAGAGISDARVMYNYQRDNNPLREVCTIEDVGGTALYLLSDLSKKVTGEVHFVDAGYNCISMPTLETLFKMEKSNQ from the coding sequence ATGACAGGTCTGATGCAGGGAAAACGTGGCCTCATCATGGGTGTTGCCAACAGCAATTCGATTGCTTGGGGTATCGCCCAGATGTTGCACGATCAAGGGGCAGAGCTGGCTTTCACCTATCAGGGGGAAGCATTGGGCAAACGGGTCAAGCCACTGGCGGAAAAGCTGGGGTCGGACTTTGTTCTGCCATGTGATGTCGAGGATCTGTCGTCGGTTGACGCGGTCTTTGATGGGCTCAAGGAACGCTGGGGCAAGATCGACTTCATCGTTCACGCCATTGGCTTCTCTGACAAGAATGAGCTCAAAGGCCGCTACGCCGATACCAGCCGGGATAATTTCTCGCGCACGATGGTCATTTCCTGCTTCTCCTTCACCGAGATTGCCAAGCGGGCAGCAGATCTGATGACCGAGGGCGGATCAATGATCACCCTGACCTATGCCGGGTCGATCCGGGTGATGCCGAACTATAATGTCATGGGCGTGGCCAAAGCCGCACTCGAAGCCTCGGTTCGCTATCTCGCCTATGATTTTGGCCCATCGGCCATTCGTGTCAACGCGATTTCTGCCGGACCGGTACGCACGCTGGCCGGGGCGGGCATTTCCGATGCCCGCGTCATGTATAATTACCAGCGCGACAACAATCCGCTGCGCGAAGTCTGCACCATTGAAGATGTCGGTGGCACAGCGCTTTACTTGCTTTCGGATCTGTCCAAGAAAGTCACTGGCGAAGTGCATTTCGTTGATGCAGGATATAACTGCATTTCGATGCCAACGCTTGAGACATTGTTCAAGATGGAAAAATCCAACCAGTGA
- the rpsO gene encoding 30S ribosomal protein S15 — protein MSITAERKQELIKEYATKEGDTGSPEVQVAVLSERISNLTEHFKSHKKDNHSRRGLLKLVSQRRKLLDYVKAKDEARYQDLIKRLKLRR, from the coding sequence ATGTCGATCACTGCTGAACGTAAGCAAGAACTGATCAAAGAATATGCCACCAAAGAAGGCGACACCGGTTCCCCTGAGGTCCAGGTTGCTGTTCTTTCCGAGCGGATTTCCAATCTTACTGAGCACTTCAAGTCTCACAAGAAAGACAACCACTCACGCCGTGGCCTTCTGAAACTGGTTTCCCAGCGTCGTAAGCTGCTTGACTATGTCAAAGCAAAAGACGAAGCGCGTTATCAGGATCTGATCAAGCGTCTGAAACTGCGTCGCTAA
- the pnp gene encoding polyribonucleotide nucleotidyltransferase: MFDIQREEIEWGGQTLTLETGKVARQADGAVVASLGGTTVLATVVSAKQPKPGLDFFPLTVNYQEKAYAAGKIPGGYFKREGRPSEKETLVSRLIDRPIRPLFVEGYKCETQVIITVMSHDMENDPDILAMVAASAALTLSGVPFMGPIGGARVGLINDEFVLNPPVDQMEESKLNLIVAGTSDAVLMVESEAQNLSEQTMLDAVMFGHRGFQPVIEAIINLAEKAAKEPRDFVTPDNSELKAKVTEIVGTELADAYKITSKTERRDAVDAVKAKVVEALCDEENEEAPAKSLVGDVFKKVEAGIVRGQIIDTGSRIDGRDLSTVRKIVSEVGTLPRTHGSALFTRGETQAIVVATLGTGDDEQFVDALEGTYKETFLLHYNFPPFSVGEAGRMGSPGRREIGHGKLAWRAVRPVLPAHHDFPYTLRVVSEITESNGSSSMATVCGTSLALMDAGVPLKAPVAGIAMGLIKEGEKFAVLSDILGDEDHLGDMDFKVAGTSDGITSLQMDIKIDGITEEIMKVALEQAKGGRLHILGEMSNALSEARPEVGEHAPRIETIKIPVDKIREVIGSGGKVIREIVEKTGAKIDINDDGTIKVASSDGAAITAAINWIKSIAAEPEVGEIYKGKVVKTVDFGAFVNFFGARDGLVHISQLTPKRTNKVTDVVKEGDAVFVKLLGFDERGKVRLSMKMVDQESGEEIKEEKNED; encoded by the coding sequence ATGTTCGATATTCAACGTGAAGAAATTGAATGGGGCGGCCAAACGCTGACCCTGGAAACCGGCAAGGTTGCCCGTCAGGCTGACGGCGCCGTGGTCGCTTCTCTGGGCGGCACCACCGTTCTGGCCACCGTCGTTTCGGCCAAACAGCCAAAACCGGGCCTCGATTTCTTCCCACTGACCGTCAATTATCAGGAAAAAGCTTATGCTGCTGGTAAGATTCCTGGCGGTTATTTCAAGCGTGAAGGCCGTCCGAGCGAGAAAGAAACTCTCGTTTCGCGCCTGATCGACCGTCCGATCCGTCCGCTGTTTGTTGAAGGCTACAAGTGCGAAACCCAGGTCATCATCACCGTGATGAGCCATGACATGGAAAATGACCCGGACATTCTGGCAATGGTTGCAGCCTCTGCTGCCCTGACCCTGTCCGGTGTGCCTTTCATGGGTCCGATCGGCGGCGCGCGCGTTGGCCTGATCAATGACGAATTCGTGCTCAACCCACCCGTTGACCAGATGGAAGAATCCAAACTGAACCTGATCGTTGCCGGTACGTCCGATGCGGTTCTGATGGTGGAATCCGAAGCACAGAATCTGTCCGAGCAGACCATGCTCGACGCAGTGATGTTCGGTCATCGCGGTTTCCAGCCAGTGATCGAAGCGATCATCAATCTGGCTGAAAAAGCAGCCAAAGAGCCTCGCGATTTCGTCACCCCTGACAATAGCGAGCTGAAAGCCAAAGTGACCGAGATTGTCGGCACCGAGCTGGCTGATGCCTACAAAATCACGTCCAAAACCGAGCGCCGCGATGCGGTTGATGCGGTGAAGGCAAAAGTGGTTGAAGCTCTCTGCGACGAAGAAAACGAAGAAGCTCCGGCCAAATCGCTGGTTGGCGACGTCTTCAAAAAGGTTGAAGCGGGCATCGTCCGTGGACAGATCATCGACACCGGATCCCGTATCGATGGCCGTGATCTCTCCACCGTACGCAAGATTGTGTCTGAAGTCGGCACCCTGCCACGTACCCACGGCTCTGCTCTGTTCACCCGCGGTGAAACACAGGCGATTGTTGTAGCGACTCTGGGCACCGGTGACGACGAGCAGTTTGTCGACGCGCTTGAAGGCACCTACAAGGAAACCTTCCTGCTGCATTACAACTTCCCTCCATTCTCCGTTGGTGAAGCTGGCCGTATGGGTTCCCCTGGACGTCGTGAAATCGGTCATGGCAAACTGGCATGGCGCGCTGTTCGTCCGGTTCTGCCTGCACATCATGATTTCCCATACACGTTGCGTGTTGTCTCCGAGATCACCGAATCCAACGGCTCCTCCTCAATGGCCACCGTTTGCGGCACCTCTCTGGCCTTGATGGATGCGGGTGTGCCTCTGAAGGCCCCTGTTGCCGGTATCGCCATGGGTCTGATCAAGGAAGGCGAGAAATTTGCTGTCCTGTCCGATATTCTGGGTGACGAAGATCATCTGGGCGACATGGACTTCAAAGTGGCTGGTACGTCTGATGGCATCACCTCGCTGCAGATGGACATCAAGATCGACGGCATCACCGAAGAGATCATGAAAGTCGCTCTGGAGCAGGCCAAAGGCGGTCGTCTCCACATTCTGGGTGAAATGAGCAACGCTCTGTCCGAAGCCCGTCCGGAAGTTGGTGAGCATGCACCACGCATCGAAACCATTAAGATTCCGGTCGACAAGATCCGTGAAGTCATCGGCTCCGGCGGCAAGGTCATCCGTGAAATCGTCGAGAAAACCGGCGCGAAGATCGACATCAATGACGACGGCACCATCAAGGTTGCCTCTTCTGATGGCGCAGCGATCACCGCTGCTATCAACTGGATCAAATCGATTGCAGCTGAGCCGGAAGTCGGTGAAATCTACAAAGGCAAGGTTGTTAAAACCGTTGATTTCGGCGCTTTCGTCAACTTCTTCGGCGCTCGTGACGGTCTGGTTCATATTTCCCAATTGACCCCGAAACGCACCAACAAGGTGACTGACGTGGTCAAGGAAGGCGATGCAGTCTTCGTCAAGCTGCTTGGCTTTGATGAGCGCGGCAAAGTTCGCCTGTCGATGAAGATGGTCGATCAGGAAAGTGGCGAAGAAATCAAAGAAGAGAAGAATGAGGACTAA
- the infB gene encoding translation initiation factor IF-2, with the protein MSNENNNDNTNGPTEKKTLSLGKNVGQGTVRQSFSHGRSKAVVVEKKKRRFTAPGDAAKPAAKPAAESSAKEGAKPSSNAGQNKAAGGQAGAAGGKPKAAGGGKGQRQGQRNRQGNGGGGQAQGGASQRNLTSSENAKRLQALEAAKVRAREMEVRKKEEEERRKKEDARRKVEAEEAAKRQAEEDAARAKAEAEAKKAEEERKAREVAEAAAAAKAKPEKPAERAPARSDERSGDRPQRTGDRPPRSGDRPPRTGDRPPRTGDRPPRTGDRPPRTGDRPPRAGGDRPGGARPGGPRPGGARPGAGGGFAPAAPDPTAEGKPGAKTLKPAPKRVRPEDPNRQQPAKPRTDDRRRGRLTLSNALNENERERSLASMRRRRQKQKAAMVDTPREKVFREVVIPETITVQELAQRMTERSVDVIKVLMKQGQMVKSVDLLDADTAQLVAEELGHTVKRVAASDVEEGLFNKTDSDESLESRPAVVTIMGHVDHGKTSLLDAVREENVVKGEAGGITQHIGAYQVEQNDQKITFIDTPGHAAFTEMRARGAKSTDIVVLVVAADDGVMPQTIEAINHARAADVPIIVAVNKIDLPAADPSRVRNELLQHNVFVESMGGDVLEVEVSAKQRLNLEDLLDAILMQAEILELQANPTREADGIVVEAKLDKGRGPVATVLVQNGTLKVGDIVVAGEQWGKVRALIDDNNEKVEEAEPSKPVEILGFDAAPDAGDQFAVVETEGRAREITEYRIRKNKDLAAAKANKGSLEQMLSNLKASGDSQSFPLVIKGDVKGSVEAIMGALDNIGNDEISAQILHSGVGGVTESDVTLAAASGAPILAFNVRANAQAKQAAEQKGVEIRYYNIIYDLTDDVKAAMSGLLSPEVRETFIGYAEILEVFNITKVGKVAGCRVTEGTVERGTGVRLLRDNVVIHTGKLSTLKRFKDEVKEVNVGQECGMAFENYQDLRAGDQIECFRVEEIARSL; encoded by the coding sequence ATGAGTAACGAAAACAACAACGACAACACCAATGGCCCAACCGAGAAGAAGACCCTGTCTCTTGGTAAGAATGTCGGCCAAGGCACCGTGAGACAGAGCTTCTCGCATGGGCGCTCCAAAGCGGTGGTTGTCGAGAAAAAGAAACGTCGCTTCACCGCACCTGGTGACGCCGCGAAACCGGCTGCCAAGCCCGCTGCCGAGTCTTCGGCAAAAGAGGGTGCCAAGCCAAGCTCCAATGCGGGTCAGAACAAAGCCGCTGGTGGACAGGCCGGTGCGGCCGGTGGCAAGCCAAAGGCTGCTGGCGGTGGCAAAGGCCAGCGTCAGGGTCAACGCAACCGTCAGGGTAATGGCGGCGGCGGTCAGGCTCAGGGCGGTGCTTCTCAGCGCAATCTGACTTCTTCTGAAAATGCAAAACGTCTCCAGGCGCTTGAAGCAGCGAAAGTTCGCGCTCGCGAAATGGAAGTGCGCAAGAAAGAAGAAGAAGAGCGCCGCAAAAAAGAAGATGCCCGTCGCAAGGTGGAAGCGGAAGAGGCTGCCAAGCGTCAGGCGGAAGAAGATGCCGCTCGCGCCAAGGCTGAAGCCGAAGCGAAAAAGGCCGAAGAAGAACGCAAGGCACGCGAAGTGGCTGAAGCTGCTGCCGCTGCCAAGGCCAAACCGGAAAAACCGGCTGAGCGCGCCCCTGCCCGTTCAGACGAACGCTCTGGCGACCGGCCTCAACGCACAGGCGATCGTCCGCCGCGCAGCGGTGATCGTCCACCACGGACCGGAGATCGCCCTCCACGCACTGGTGATCGTCCACCGCGGACCGGTGATCGTCCGCCACGGACAGGCGACCGCCCGCCGCGTGCTGGTGGTGACCGTCCAGGTGGTGCACGTCCGGGCGGCCCCCGTCCAGGCGGTGCGCGTCCAGGAGCTGGTGGCGGTTTTGCCCCGGCAGCGCCAGATCCGACTGCGGAAGGCAAGCCAGGTGCAAAAACCCTCAAGCCAGCGCCAAAGCGTGTGCGTCCGGAAGATCCGAACCGCCAGCAGCCAGCCAAACCGCGCACCGATGATCGTCGTCGCGGTCGACTGACGCTGAGCAACGCGCTGAATGAGAATGAACGTGAACGTTCGCTCGCTTCCATGCGTCGCCGTCGCCAGAAGCAGAAAGCTGCAATGGTGGATACGCCGCGTGAAAAGGTCTTCCGCGAAGTGGTCATTCCTGAAACCATTACCGTTCAGGAACTGGCACAACGCATGACCGAACGCTCCGTTGACGTGATCAAGGTGCTGATGAAACAGGGCCAGATGGTCAAGTCTGTTGATCTCCTTGATGCAGATACTGCACAGCTGGTGGCCGAAGAGTTGGGCCACACCGTGAAACGTGTTGCTGCATCGGATGTTGAAGAAGGTCTGTTCAACAAGACTGACAGCGATGAGAGCCTTGAGTCCCGTCCAGCCGTGGTGACCATCATGGGTCACGTTGACCATGGTAAGACGTCGCTGCTTGATGCGGTTCGCGAAGAGAATGTGGTCAAGGGTGAAGCCGGTGGCATTACCCAGCATATTGGTGCTTATCAGGTCGAACAGAATGACCAGAAAATCACCTTCATCGATACTCCGGGCCACGCTGCCTTTACGGAAATGCGTGCTCGTGGTGCGAAATCGACCGATATCGTTGTTCTTGTGGTCGCTGCCGATGACGGCGTGATGCCGCAGACCATCGAAGCGATCAACCATGCCCGCGCTGCGGACGTGCCGATCATTGTTGCCGTCAACAAGATCGACCTGCCTGCCGCTGACCCAAGCCGTGTGCGCAACGAATTGCTGCAGCATAACGTGTTTGTCGAAAGCATGGGCGGTGACGTCCTCGAAGTGGAAGTCTCTGCAAAGCAGCGCCTCAACCTTGAAGATCTGCTTGATGCGATCCTGATGCAGGCCGAGATTCTCGAATTGCAGGCCAACCCGACCCGCGAGGCCGATGGCATTGTGGTCGAGGCAAAGCTCGACAAGGGCCGTGGTCCTGTGGCCACCGTGCTGGTGCAGAATGGTACCCTGAAAGTCGGCGACATTGTCGTGGCTGGCGAGCAATGGGGTAAGGTCCGCGCACTGATCGATGACAACAATGAGAAGGTCGAAGAGGCTGAACCGTCCAAACCGGTCGAAATTCTCGGCTTCGATGCCGCACCTGATGCCGGTGACCAGTTCGCTGTTGTAGAGACCGAAGGTCGTGCGCGTGAAATCACCGAATACCGGATCCGCAAGAACAAGGATCTGGCTGCGGCGAAGGCCAACAAGGGCTCGCTGGAGCAGATGCTCAGCAATCTCAAGGCCAGTGGCGATTCCCAATCCTTCCCGCTTGTCATCAAGGGCGACGTGAAGGGCTCGGTGGAAGCCATCATGGGAGCGCTGGACAATATCGGCAACGATGAAATCTCGGCACAGATACTGCATTCCGGCGTCGGTGGTGTGACCGAATCGGATGTGACTCTGGCTGCGGCCTCCGGTGCACCGATTCTCGCCTTCAACGTGCGTGCCAACGCACAGGCGAAACAGGCTGCCGAACAGAAAGGCGTCGAGATCCGCTATTACAACATCATCTATGATCTGACCGATGATGTGAAAGCGGCGATGTCCGGTCTGTTGTCTCCAGAAGTCCGCGAGACCTTCATTGGTTACGCCGAAATCCTCGAAGTGTTCAACATCACCAAGGTTGGCAAGGTCGCAGGGTGTCGGGTTACCGAGGGCACCGTGGAACGTGGGACGGGCGTCCGCCTGCTGCGCGACAATGTGGTCATCCATACCGGTAAACTGTCGACCCTGAAACGCTTCAAGGACGAAGTGAAGGAAGTCAATGTCGGTCAGGAATGTGGTATGGCATTCGAGAATTATCAGGACCTGCGCGCAGGTGACCAGATCGAATGTTTCCGCGTTGAAGAGATTGCACGCTCGCTGTAA
- the truB gene encoding tRNA pseudouridine(55) synthase TruB: MTEDQIEGGDSRSDEDAPRKPRKKKQQFRAKRRTDVHGWIALDKPLNMTSTQAVGAIKRIFNVKKVGHAGTLDPLATGCLPIAIGEATKTVSFVMDGVKEYEFTVRWGEETATDDAEGELIDSSAHRPSEDEIDACLEHFTGTIMQVPPAFSAIKVNGERAYDLARDGEEVKLAARPITVHDLELVEVIDEDTAVFVAECSKGTYVRSLARDIGRHLGTRGHVIGLRRLISGPFREEMLISLDDLERLSHSAPDEPGPKTGLADALLPVETALDDIPALAINRNAAARLRRGQSVLLRGQDAPIEGYAAAMNAGILIAICEIIEGELWPRRVFNLPDHPPVFTNGDQQNNQGENDVDHC, encoded by the coding sequence ATGACTGAAGACCAGATCGAAGGGGGCGATTCCCGTTCCGACGAGGATGCCCCACGCAAGCCACGCAAAAAAAAGCAACAATTTCGCGCCAAGCGCCGCACTGATGTGCATGGATGGATTGCCCTCGACAAGCCACTCAACATGACCTCGACCCAGGCCGTAGGTGCCATCAAGCGGATTTTCAACGTCAAGAAAGTCGGTCATGCCGGCACCCTTGATCCGCTGGCGACCGGCTGTTTGCCGATAGCCATCGGGGAAGCAACCAAGACTGTATCTTTCGTCATGGACGGGGTGAAGGAATATGAATTCACGGTGCGTTGGGGCGAGGAAACCGCGACCGACGACGCCGAAGGGGAGCTGATCGACAGCTCGGCCCACCGTCCGAGCGAAGACGAGATCGATGCTTGTCTTGAGCATTTTACCGGCACCATCATGCAGGTGCCGCCCGCCTTCTCGGCGATCAAGGTCAATGGCGAACGCGCCTATGATCTCGCGCGCGACGGGGAAGAGGTGAAATTGGCCGCCCGGCCGATCACCGTGCATGATCTGGAGCTTGTCGAGGTTATCGACGAGGATACCGCTGTTTTTGTCGCTGAATGTTCCAAAGGCACCTATGTCAGGTCGCTGGCGCGGGATATTGGGCGACATCTTGGAACGCGTGGCCATGTGATTGGCCTGCGTCGGCTCATTTCCGGCCCATTTCGTGAGGAAATGCTAATTTCGCTGGACGATTTGGAAAGGTTGAGCCATAGTGCGCCCGACGAGCCAGGGCCAAAAACCGGGCTCGCTGATGCCTTGCTTCCTGTGGAGACCGCGCTGGACGACATCCCGGCACTGGCCATAAACAGGAATGCCGCAGCAAGATTGCGCCGAGGTCAATCGGTGCTGCTGCGAGGACAGGATGCTCCCATCGAAGGTTATGCCGCTGCTATGAATGCCGGCATATTGATCGCAATTTGCGAAATCATCGAGGGAGAACTCTGGCCGAGGCGCGTTTTCAATCTGCCTGATCATCCACCCGTTTTCACCAATGGGGATCAGCAAAACAATCAAGGAGAAAACGATGTCGATCACTGCTGA
- a CDS encoding EAL domain-containing protein: protein MPETLGPHLQRNPHLNMTIRLVSLGMMMLVALSLSHFNDPLIRQIPILMLGLLAGHTFLDTVRGAKGRFERDQTYVEELKSKDNLTGLANRQLFLAKLHNRVRTPQYQNTPFALLLVDIDRFKELDTILGTENGDLLLQEFANRLQHFQRDPKLVARLSGNEFAILLDDVGTSKDFPMRIDVLHSYLKQSYRFHGRPIDITVSGGFVLFPDHGYRTANLLQHAKMALLRAKQDGRDQVCKFEPRQDVRAHIDHELSQEMGKSIANREFCLHYQGQFCLKTGKQVGFEALMRWNHPTRGWISPGTFIPLAERNGLILPLSDYALREACRRAASWRQPLKVAVNLSPIQFQKADLVPNVARILEETGLPPERLELEVTESLFIQTSQRTIETLNQLRAMGISIALDDFGTGYSSLSYLSAFPIDKIKLDRSFVRDLNQSNGNMAIISAVIGIGKSLDVSITAEGIEDKETMELLRIAGCDHAQGFLLDRPHDLDNVPGFEMTDPEPLMERELHGLKLIRNSNFCA, encoded by the coding sequence ATGCCAGAAACATTGGGTCCACACTTGCAGCGCAATCCGCACCTGAATATGACCATCAGGCTCGTCTCCCTTGGAATGATGATGCTTGTTGCTTTGAGCTTGTCTCACTTCAACGATCCATTGATCCGCCAGATCCCGATCCTGATGCTCGGTCTTCTGGCAGGGCATACCTTTCTGGATACCGTCAGAGGAGCCAAAGGTAGGTTCGAGCGAGATCAGACCTATGTCGAAGAGCTCAAGTCCAAAGACAATTTGACCGGTCTGGCTAATCGTCAACTCTTTCTCGCAAAGCTTCATAATCGCGTGCGGACCCCACAATATCAAAATACGCCTTTCGCGCTGTTACTGGTGGATATTGATCGCTTCAAGGAGCTGGATACGATCCTGGGAACAGAGAATGGAGACCTTTTGCTGCAGGAATTTGCCAACCGCCTGCAGCATTTTCAGAGAGATCCCAAACTGGTTGCAAGGCTGTCGGGCAATGAATTTGCAATTCTCCTCGATGATGTGGGCACCAGCAAAGACTTCCCCATGCGCATCGATGTCTTGCATTCCTATCTCAAACAGTCTTATCGCTTTCATGGCCGCCCGATTGACATCACTGTCTCTGGCGGCTTTGTGCTGTTTCCAGACCATGGATACCGCACCGCCAATCTGCTGCAGCATGCCAAAATGGCCTTGCTGCGTGCCAAACAGGATGGCCGCGATCAGGTCTGCAAGTTTGAGCCGCGCCAGGATGTGCGCGCCCATATCGACCATGAATTGTCGCAGGAAATGGGCAAGTCCATCGCCAATCGTGAATTCTGCCTCCATTATCAGGGCCAATTTTGCCTCAAGACCGGCAAGCAGGTTGGCTTCGAGGCGCTGATGCGATGGAACCACCCGACACGTGGCTGGATTTCCCCCGGTACTTTTATTCCGCTGGCTGAACGCAATGGCTTGATTCTGCCTCTCTCCGATTACGCCCTCAGAGAAGCTTGTCGCCGGGCCGCCAGTTGGCGCCAACCTTTGAAGGTTGCAGTCAATCTCTCGCCGATCCAGTTCCAGAAAGCCGATCTGGTGCCCAATGTCGCCCGCATTCTGGAGGAAACCGGCTTGCCGCCGGAGCGCCTGGAACTGGAAGTGACCGAGAGCCTGTTCATCCAGACCAGCCAGCGCACCATCGAAACCCTCAACCAGCTGCGCGCCATGGGCATTTCGATTGCACTTGATGACTTTGGCACTGGCTATTCATCCCTGAGCTATCTGTCCGCCTTCCCGATTGACAAGATCAAGCTGGATCGTTCCTTTGTCCGCGACCTCAACCAGAGTAACGGCAATATGGCGATCATTTCTGCCGTCATCGGCATCGGCAAGAGCCTTGATGTCTCGATTACAGCCGAAGGAATCGAGGACAAGGAAACTATGGAATTGTTGCGCATTGCCGGCTGTGACCACGCGCAAGGCTTTCTGCTTGACCGACCTCATGATCTTGACAATGTGCCCGGTTTTGAGATGACCGATCCGGAGCCATTGATGGAAAGGGAGCTTCATGGCCTCAAACTGATCCGCAATTCAAATTTCTGCGCCTGA
- the rbfA gene encoding 30S ribosome-binding factor RbfA — MGRGSHKGGGMPSQRQLRVGELVRKSLSECLTRGEIIDPLLETHVISIPEVRMSPDLTLATAFVMPLGAPGQEKEIVDALNGHKKYLRGRLGRDLTMKHTPDLRFRYDETFDEASRIDALLSSPQVRQDLKHDDDDGDDA, encoded by the coding sequence ATGGGACGTGGTTCTCACAAGGGCGGTGGCATGCCATCGCAACGCCAGCTGCGCGTCGGCGAGTTGGTTCGCAAATCCCTATCTGAATGCCTGACTCGAGGCGAAATCATTGATCCGCTTCTGGAGACCCATGTGATCTCCATTCCCGAAGTGCGCATGAGCCCTGACCTGACGCTGGCAACCGCCTTTGTCATGCCGCTTGGCGCACCCGGTCAGGAAAAGGAAATCGTTGATGCGCTGAACGGGCACAAGAAATATCTGCGTGGCCGGTTGGGCCGCGACCTGACTATGAAACATACGCCGGATCTGCGCTTCCGCTATGATGAAACCTTCGATGAGGCCTCCCGGATTGATGCGCTGTTAAGCTCCCCGCAGGTGCGGCAGGATCTCAAGCATGACGATGATGATGGCGACGATGCGTGA
- the fabB gene encoding beta-ketoacyl-ACP synthase I → MRRVVITGLGIVSSIGNDAEAVTESLRTAKSGISFSEDFAEHGFRSQVWGRPDIDTSDLVDRRAKRFLSTGGEWNHVAMKQAIADSGLEESDITDERTGIIMGSGGPSTQTVVNAADITRKNGSPKRIGPFAVPKAMSSTASATLATYFKIHGVNYSISSACSTSAHCIGNAYELIQMGKQDIVFAGGHEDLDWSMSNLFDAMGAMSSNFNDTPETASRAFDANRDGFVIAGGAGVLILEELEHAKARGAKIYAELVGYGATSDGYDMVAPSGEGAKRCMRQALATLDGKVDYINCHGTSTQVGDIAEIGAIREVFGDDQPHIGSTKSLTGHSLGGAGVQESIYSLLMMQAGFVGESANISELDPEMTDMNIVRERIDKSFDVALSNSFGFGGTNATLIFQRYNG, encoded by the coding sequence TGTTGTCATCACCGGCTTGGGAATTGTTTCCTCCATCGGCAACGATGCAGAAGCCGTAACTGAATCCCTCCGGACCGCAAAATCCGGCATTAGCTTTTCCGAAGATTTTGCCGAACATGGTTTCCGCAGCCAGGTCTGGGGTCGTCCAGACATCGACACGAGCGATCTCGTGGACCGTCGCGCCAAGCGCTTCCTGTCCACCGGTGGTGAATGGAACCATGTCGCCATGAAACAGGCGATTGCGGATTCCGGCCTCGAAGAGAGCGACATTACCGACGAGCGCACCGGCATCATCATGGGCTCCGGCGGTCCGTCCACCCAGACCGTGGTCAATGCTGCTGACATCACTCGCAAAAACGGCTCGCCAAAGCGCATCGGGCCTTTTGCCGTGCCAAAAGCCATGTCTTCGACCGCTTCGGCAACGCTGGCGACCTATTTCAAGATCCACGGCGTCAACTATTCCATCTCTTCTGCCTGCTCCACCTCGGCACACTGCATCGGCAATGCCTATGAGCTGATCCAGATGGGCAAGCAGGACATCGTCTTTGCCGGTGGCCATGAAGATCTCGACTGGTCCATGTCGAACCTGTTTGACGCCATGGGTGCCATGTCTTCCAACTTCAACGACACCCCGGAAACCGCGTCCCGTGCCTTCGATGCCAACCGCGATGGCTTCGTGATTGCCGGTGGCGCAGGCGTTCTGATCCTTGAAGAATTGGAGCATGCCAAAGCCCGCGGTGCCAAGATCTATGCCGAACTGGTTGGCTATGGTGCCACTTCTGACGGCTATGACATGGTTGCACCAAGCGGTGAAGGCGCCAAACGCTGCATGCGTCAGGCTCTGGCGACCCTTGATGGCAAAGTTGACTATATCAACTGCCACGGCACGTCCACCCAGGTTGGCGACATTGCCGAAATCGGTGCCATCCGCGAAGTTTTTGGTGACGACCAGCCTCATATCGGGTCCACCAAGTCCCTGACCGGCCACTCTTTGGGGGGCGCAGGTGTTCAGGAATCCATCTATTCCCTGCTGATGATGCAGGCTGGTTTTGTCGGTGAATCCGCCAACATCTCCGAGCTGGATCCCGAAATGACCGACATGAACATTGTCCGTGAGCGCATTGACAAGAGCTTCGATGTGGCGCTATCCAACTCATTCGGGTTTGGTGGCACCAATGCCACTCTTATTTTCCAGCGTTATAACGGGTAA